In Pseudomonas hamedanensis, a single window of DNA contains:
- a CDS encoding S9 family peptidase, which translates to MPQSANVITAPIAHRAAGVDPYAWLQERDTDAVLDYLKAENAYQEAQTADQAELRERLFEEIKGRILETDLSLPSPWGPYLYYTRTTAGDEYARHYRCPRPADDSLTLDESREQLLLDPNELANGGFFSLGAFSISPDHQRLAYSVDASGDEVYTLFVKELASDKVSELEFTDCDGSMTWANDSLTLFFGVLDDTHRPHKLFRYRLDGTAAEEVFHEADGRFFLHCYRASSEQQLLLTLGSKTTSEVWVLDANQPHLPFTCLAPRVEDHEYDVDHGLLDGEWTWFIRTNRDGINFALYQAPDTGVPPSEADWQNLIAHSDEVMLDGVSLNTRAMTLSLREGGLPIIEVHPQGLAPYRVQLPDAAYSLYVQNSLEFDSDRIRLRYEALNRPAQVRQLILATGEQAVLKETPVLGPFDADSYVSQRLWASAPDGTQVPISLVMKREMVGQAVPLYLYGYGAYGSSLDPWFSHARLSLLDRGMAFAIAHVRGGGELGEAWYRAGKQEHKHNTFSDFIACAEFLILNGITTAEQLAISGGSAGGLLIGAVLNQRPDLFGVAIAEVPFVDVLNTMLDPELPLTVTEYDEWGNPEEPEVYDRIKAYAPYENVTAQDYPPMLVIAGYNDSRVQYWEAAKWVAKLRATKTDDNLLLLKTELGAGHGGMSGRYQGLRDVALEYAFVFKVLGIA; encoded by the coding sequence ATGCCCCAATCCGCCAATGTCATCACTGCCCCGATTGCCCACCGGGCCGCCGGCGTCGACCCGTATGCCTGGCTGCAGGAACGCGACACCGACGCGGTGCTTGATTACCTCAAGGCCGAAAACGCTTATCAAGAGGCGCAGACCGCCGATCAGGCCGAGTTGCGCGAGCGCCTGTTCGAAGAGATCAAGGGGCGGATTCTTGAAACCGACCTGTCCCTGCCGTCGCCGTGGGGGCCGTATCTCTATTACACGCGCACCACGGCCGGTGACGAATACGCTCGGCATTACCGCTGCCCGCGTCCGGCGGACGACAGCCTGACGCTGGACGAAAGCCGCGAGCAACTGCTGCTCGACCCGAATGAGCTGGCCAACGGTGGCTTCTTTTCGCTGGGCGCGTTCAGCATCAGCCCCGATCACCAGCGTCTGGCCTACAGCGTCGATGCCTCGGGCGATGAGGTCTACACGCTGTTCGTCAAGGAACTGGCCAGCGACAAGGTCAGCGAGCTGGAATTCACAGACTGCGACGGCAGCATGACTTGGGCCAACGACAGCCTGACCCTGTTTTTCGGCGTGCTTGACGACACCCACCGCCCGCACAAGTTGTTCCGCTACCGCCTCGATGGCACCGCCGCCGAAGAAGTCTTCCACGAAGCGGACGGGCGCTTTTTCCTGCATTGCTATCGCGCCAGCTCCGAGCAGCAATTGCTGCTGACGCTGGGCAGCAAGACCACCAGCGAAGTCTGGGTGCTGGACGCCAATCAGCCGCACCTGCCGTTCACGTGCCTGGCGCCACGGGTCGAAGATCACGAATACGATGTCGACCACGGCCTGCTCGACGGCGAGTGGACCTGGTTTATCCGCACCAACCGCGACGGTATCAACTTCGCCCTGTATCAGGCACCGGATACCGGCGTGCCGCCGAGCGAGGCCGACTGGCAGAACCTGATTGCGCACAGCGACGAGGTGATGCTCGACGGCGTCAGCCTCAACACCCGGGCCATGACCCTCAGTCTGCGCGAAGGCGGCCTGCCGATCATCGAGGTTCACCCGCAGGGGCTGGCGCCGTATCGCGTGCAATTGCCGGACGCGGCCTACAGCCTTTATGTGCAGAACAGCCTGGAATTCGACAGCGATCGCATTCGCCTGCGCTACGAAGCGTTGAATCGTCCGGCCCAGGTGCGTCAGTTGATCCTCGCCACTGGCGAGCAAGCCGTGCTCAAGGAAACTCCGGTCCTCGGCCCGTTCGACGCCGATTCCTACGTCAGCCAGCGCCTGTGGGCGAGCGCCCCGGACGGCACGCAGGTGCCGATCAGCCTGGTCATGAAACGCGAGATGGTCGGCCAAGCGGTGCCGCTGTACCTGTACGGTTACGGCGCGTACGGTTCGAGCCTCGATCCATGGTTCTCCCACGCGCGCCTGAGCTTGCTGGATCGCGGCATGGCGTTCGCCATTGCCCACGTGCGGGGCGGCGGTGAGCTGGGCGAAGCCTGGTATCGCGCCGGCAAGCAGGAACATAAACACAACACCTTCAGCGACTTCATCGCCTGCGCCGAATTTCTGATTCTCAACGGCATCACCACAGCGGAACAACTGGCGATCAGCGGCGGCAGCGCCGGGGGTTTGCTGATTGGCGCAGTGCTCAATCAGCGTCCGGACCTGTTCGGCGTGGCGATTGCCGAAGTACCATTCGTCGATGTGCTCAACACCATGCTCGACCCCGAACTGCCACTGACCGTGACCGAATACGACGAATGGGGCAACCCGGAAGAACCGGAGGTCTATGATCGGATCAAGGCTTATGCGCCGTATGAAAACGTCACCGCGCAGGATTATCCGCCGATGCTGGTGATCGCCGGCTACAACGACAGCCGCGTGCAGTACTGGGAAGCGGCCAAATGGGTGGCGAAATTGCGCGCGACCAAGACCGACGACAACCTGCTGTTGCTCAAGACTGAGCTGGGCGCAGGCCATGGCGGGATGAGCGGGCGCTATCAGGGATTACGTGACGTAGCGCTCGAATATGCGTTTGTGTTCAAGGTTTTGGGGATTGCCTGA
- a CDS encoding RNA methyltransferase: MADKRYSCIGLYNPKSPENVGSVMRAAGCYGVASVFYTGKRYERAADFVTDTKRVHYDIPLIGIDDLKKILPLNCVPVAVELVEGARPLPEYTHPDRALYIFGPEDGSLDKEIRDWCEDVVYIPTTGCMNLAATVNVVLYDRMAKGLNTRSGPKFR, encoded by the coding sequence GTGGCAGACAAACGGTACAGCTGCATTGGTTTGTATAACCCCAAATCACCGGAGAACGTCGGTTCGGTGATGCGCGCCGCAGGCTGCTACGGCGTGGCGTCGGTGTTCTACACCGGCAAGCGTTATGAACGCGCCGCCGACTTCGTCACCGACACCAAACGCGTGCACTACGACATCCCGTTGATCGGCATCGACGACCTGAAGAAGATTCTTCCGCTCAACTGCGTGCCCGTGGCCGTGGAACTGGTCGAAGGCGCCCGCCCGCTACCGGAATACACCCACCCCGACCGCGCCCTGTATATCTTCGGCCCTGAAGACGGCTCGCTGGATAAAGAGATTCGCGACTGGTGCGAAGACGTCGTGTACATACCGACCACTGGCTGCATGAACCTCGCCGCCACGGTCAACGTCGTGCTCTACGACCGCATGGCCAAGGGCTTGAACACCCGCTCCGGGCCAAAATTCCGCTGA
- a CDS encoding LysR family transcriptional regulator has translation MNLKFLETFVWVARLKSFRLTADKLFTTQASISSRIAVLEGELGVKLFLRDSRGVSLTPEGLKVLDYAEQMLDTMAALKQSIETRSSKVGRVRIGVMDTVIHTWLSPLVAQITDLYPRLEIELVADTALNLCDQLQKGFLDIILQTDLVRHESVRSLELASHPLGWIVASNSIYNRDYADLAELAQERIITYSKNSRPHQDILALMQANGIMAPRLNCVNSVSAITRLLRDGFGIGALPPVLVAEELARGELTLLDIDQRPENLPVVVSWRVGVEWVEEIVTLCQQVLAGYAHKMGKDCITLTD, from the coding sequence ATGAACCTGAAGTTTCTCGAGACCTTTGTCTGGGTCGCCCGACTGAAGAGTTTTCGCCTGACCGCCGACAAGCTGTTCACCACCCAGGCGTCGATTTCCAGCCGCATTGCGGTGCTTGAGGGCGAGCTGGGGGTCAAGCTGTTTCTGCGCGATTCGCGAGGTGTCAGCCTGACGCCAGAAGGTCTGAAAGTGCTGGACTATGCCGAGCAGATGCTCGACACCATGGCGGCGTTGAAACAGTCGATCGAGACCCGTTCGAGCAAGGTCGGCCGGGTGCGCATCGGTGTGATGGACACGGTCATCCATACCTGGCTCAGCCCGTTGGTGGCGCAGATCACCGATCTGTATCCGCGGCTGGAAATCGAACTGGTGGCCGATACCGCGCTGAATCTCTGCGATCAGCTGCAAAAAGGCTTTCTCGATATCATTCTGCAGACCGACCTGGTACGTCATGAAAGCGTGCGCAGCCTGGAATTGGCCAGCCATCCGCTGGGCTGGATTGTCGCCAGCAACTCGATCTACAACCGCGACTACGCCGACCTCGCCGAACTGGCGCAGGAGCGGATCATCACCTACTCGAAAAACTCACGACCGCACCAGGACATACTCGCGCTGATGCAGGCCAACGGCATCATGGCACCGCGCTTGAACTGCGTGAATTCGGTGTCGGCGATTACCCGATTGCTGCGTGATGGTTTTGGTATTGGCGCGCTGCCACCGGTGCTGGTGGCTGAAGAGCTGGCGCGCGGGGAATTGACCTTGCTCGACATCGATCAGCGACCGGAGAATCTGCCAGTGGTGGTGTCGTGGCGGGTCGGGGTTGAGTGGGTCGAGGAAATTGTGACGTTGTGTCAGCAGGTGCTGGCGGGGTATGCGCACAAGATGGGCAAGGACTGCATCACCCTCACTGACTGA
- a CDS encoding D-2-hydroxyacid dehydrogenase: MRVLIAEHDHAIYARLLRQALPEAEVLTSGDSAELARQAADCPVWLGQPDLLATLLRQGHQPQWLQSTWAGITPLLADGLRRDYRLTRAVGIFGQVMAEYVLTYILGHEREVLARLVSQVERKWDNRSGQSLAGRKVLIVGTGDIGQSVAQFLLPFGIELYGIASSARQQAPFVEVGSMADLPRLVGEVDYVVNLLPNTEHTHDIYDAALFRQFKPTGLFINAGRGVAVVDADLVEALKEGHLAGAVIDVCRQEPLPQRHPFWTAWGLLLTGHSSAPTSPALMVDLFVQNLKAYEAGEALRGEVDFTRGY, from the coding sequence ATGCGCGTTCTGATTGCCGAACACGACCACGCGATATACGCCCGGCTGCTGCGTCAGGCACTGCCTGAAGCTGAAGTCCTGACCAGCGGTGATTCCGCCGAGCTGGCCCGTCAGGCCGCCGATTGCCCGGTGTGGCTGGGCCAGCCGGATCTGCTGGCCACCCTGTTGCGTCAGGGCCATCAACCGCAATGGCTGCAATCGACCTGGGCCGGCATCACGCCGCTGCTCGCCGACGGTTTGCGCCGCGATTATCGCTTGACCCGCGCGGTGGGGATTTTCGGTCAGGTCATGGCCGAGTACGTCCTCACTTACATTCTCGGCCACGAGCGCGAAGTACTCGCGCGACTGGTCAGCCAGGTCGAGCGCAAGTGGGACAACCGCAGCGGCCAGAGTCTGGCCGGGCGCAAAGTGCTGATCGTCGGCACGGGCGACATCGGCCAGAGCGTGGCGCAATTTCTGTTGCCGTTCGGCATCGAGTTGTACGGCATCGCCAGCAGTGCCCGGCAACAGGCACCGTTTGTCGAAGTCGGTTCGATGGCTGATCTGCCGCGACTGGTGGGCGAGGTGGATTATGTGGTCAATCTGCTGCCCAACACCGAACACACCCACGATATCTACGACGCGGCGCTGTTCAGGCAATTCAAGCCGACCGGGTTGTTCATCAATGCCGGGCGCGGCGTCGCCGTGGTCGATGCCGATCTGGTCGAGGCGTTGAAAGAAGGGCACCTGGCGGGCGCGGTGATCGACGTCTGCCGTCAGGAGCCGTTGCCACAACGCCATCCGTTCTGGACCGCGTGGGGCTTGCTGCTGACCGGGCACAGCTCGGCGCCGACGTCACCGGCGTTGATGGTGGATTTGTTTGTGCAGAATCTGAAGGCGTATGAAGCGGGCGAGGCGTTGCGTGGGGAAGTGGATTTCACTCGCGGTTATTGA
- a CDS encoding nitroreductase family protein: protein MSANPRVADYAIHPQFTDRWSPRAFTGEAIEQETLLSFFEAARWAPSAYNSQPWRFLYARRDTPNWERYLGLLNEFNRSWAQHASALVIVISKTTFTAPGATEETPALWSTFDTGSAWGHLALQASLSGWHTHGMAGFDQALTRQELNIPQEYALHAMVAVGKLGDKATLAEYLQARETPSPRRPLSELVAEGDFTL, encoded by the coding sequence ATGAGTGCCAACCCTCGCGTTGCCGATTACGCCATTCACCCGCAGTTCACTGACCGCTGGTCGCCGCGTGCCTTCACCGGCGAAGCGATCGAGCAAGAAACCCTGCTGAGCTTCTTCGAAGCCGCGCGCTGGGCGCCGTCGGCGTACAACTCGCAACCGTGGCGTTTTCTCTATGCACGTCGCGATACGCCGAACTGGGAACGCTATCTGGGTCTGCTCAATGAGTTCAACCGCAGCTGGGCGCAGCACGCCTCGGCGCTGGTGATCGTCATTTCCAAAACCACCTTCACCGCACCGGGCGCGACCGAAGAAACCCCGGCACTGTGGAGCACGTTCGATACCGGTTCGGCGTGGGGCCATCTGGCGCTGCAAGCGAGCCTCAGCGGCTGGCACACCCATGGCATGGCCGGTTTCGATCAGGCGTTGACCCGCCAGGAACTGAACATTCCCCAGGAGTACGCCCTGCACGCAATGGTGGCGGTGGGCAAACTGGGTGACAAGGCAACGCTGGCGGAGTACCTGCAAGCCCGTGAAACGCCCAGCCCGCGTCGTCCGTTGAGCGAACTGGTGGCTGAAGGTGACTTCACCCTCTGA
- a CDS encoding class II glutamine amidotransferase, whose product MCELLGMSANVPTDIVFSFTGLMQRGGRTGPHRDGWGIAFYEGRGLRLFQDPAASSESEVANLVQRYPIKSEVVIGHIRQANVGKVCLSNTHPFVRELWGRNWCFAHNGQLAGFTPIKSFYRPVGDTDSEAAFCDLLNRVRAAFPEPVDIEALLPDLVAACAEYRSKGVFNCLLSDGDWLFCYCSTKLAQITRRAPFGPARLKDVDVIVDFQAETTPNDVVTVIATEPLTENETWTRYEPGQWSLWRRGECVSHGKTE is encoded by the coding sequence ATGTGTGAATTATTGGGCATGAGTGCCAACGTGCCGACCGACATTGTGTTCAGCTTCACCGGCCTGATGCAGCGCGGCGGTCGCACCGGGCCGCACCGCGACGGCTGGGGCATCGCCTTCTACGAGGGCCGTGGCCTGCGCCTGTTCCAGGATCCGGCGGCGAGCAGCGAGTCCGAAGTCGCCAATCTGGTGCAGCGCTATCCGATCAAGAGTGAAGTGGTCATCGGCCACATCCGCCAGGCCAACGTTGGCAAGGTCTGCCTGTCCAATACCCATCCGTTCGTGCGCGAACTGTGGGGACGCAACTGGTGCTTTGCGCACAACGGCCAGCTCGCCGGTTTCACCCCGATCAAGAGTTTCTACCGCCCGGTCGGCGATACCGACAGCGAGGCGGCCTTCTGCGATTTGCTCAACCGTGTGCGTGCAGCCTTTCCGGAACCGGTCGATATCGAAGCGCTGTTGCCCGATCTGGTCGCTGCCTGCGCCGAGTATCGCAGCAAGGGCGTGTTCAACTGCCTGCTCAGCGACGGTGACTGGCTGTTCTGTTATTGCTCGACCAAACTGGCACAGATCACCCGGCGTGCCCCGTTCGGCCCGGCGCGGTTGAAGGATGTCGATGTGATCGTCGATTTCCAGGCCGAAACCACGCCCAACGACGTGGTCACCGTTATCGCCACCGAGCCTTTGACCGAAAACGAAACCTGGACCCGCTACGAACCGGGCCAATGGAGCCTGTGGCGACGCGGTGAATGCGTAAGCCACGGCAAGACCGAATAA
- a CDS encoding cyclic nucleotide-binding domain-containing protein produces the protein MSEPTLLNNEIRDWLMDCGLFDQLQLADFAAASGYFSISTVAEGEAIFREGDAGSFMCILHTGQVAVQKTGADGQVITMATLRSGRAFGEMAVLDGERRSATCVAASNCQLLNLGKDSLEKMLNDAPKIAAKIIRALAVSLSKRLRMADGQLAAQQV, from the coding sequence ATGTCAGAACCGACCCTACTGAACAACGAAATCCGCGACTGGCTGATGGACTGTGGCCTGTTCGATCAATTGCAGCTGGCCGACTTCGCGGCGGCGTCCGGCTATTTCAGCATCAGCACCGTGGCTGAAGGCGAGGCGATTTTCCGTGAGGGCGATGCCGGCAGTTTCATGTGCATCCTCCACACCGGCCAGGTCGCCGTGCAGAAAACCGGCGCCGACGGTCAGGTCATCACCATGGCCACGCTGCGCAGTGGCCGCGCCTTCGGTGAGATGGCCGTGCTCGATGGCGAGCGCCGTTCGGCCACCTGCGTCGCCGCGAGCAACTGTCAGTTACTGAACCTGGGCAAGGATTCGCTGGAAAAAATGCTCAACGACGCGCCGAAGATTGCCGCCAAGATCATCCGCGCCCTTGCCGTCTCGCTGTCCAAGCGCCTGCGCATGGCCGACGGTCAATTGGCCGCGCAGCAGGTTTAG
- a CDS encoding DUF2937 family protein, with protein sequence MLLSYVRLVLFAAGLLIGVQVPGFINDYAKRVEAHLIEAQTGLRGFQGTAEQFFKGDMQALVAHYRASEDPIFRSDADSLNTLLTRQVALDKQFQAMQGPWYIRFLQVVLAADPDIRKETWNGYSYQILLTPEAMIWGMSGALLLSFGIECLFRLIDWVVLGGRRLRQSRPIEDRDVRGL encoded by the coding sequence ATGTTGCTCAGTTATGTACGGCTGGTGTTGTTTGCAGCGGGTCTGTTGATCGGTGTCCAGGTGCCGGGGTTCATCAACGATTACGCCAAGCGCGTCGAGGCGCACCTGATCGAAGCGCAGACGGGCCTGCGTGGTTTTCAGGGCACGGCCGAGCAGTTTTTCAAAGGCGATATGCAGGCATTGGTTGCGCATTACCGGGCCAGTGAAGACCCGATCTTTCGCAGCGATGCCGACAGCCTGAATACCTTGCTCACCCGACAGGTTGCTTTGGATAAACAGTTTCAGGCGATGCAGGGGCCGTGGTACATCCGCTTCCTGCAGGTGGTACTGGCCGCCGATCCGGACATCCGCAAGGAGACCTGGAATGGCTACAGCTATCAGATTCTGCTGACGCCCGAAGCGATGATCTGGGGCATGAGCGGGGCGTTGCTGCTGTCGTTCGGCATTGAATGCCTGTTCCGCCTGATCGATTGGGTGGTGCTCGGTGGCCGGCGTCTGCGCCAGAGCCGGCCGATCGAAGATCGCGACGTGCGTGGCTTGTAA
- a CDS encoding spermidine synthase, whose translation MKRFVLLDTTPIPESGGALCLFKYGEDFVIKIQGGDGGQLMNTRMHGSEDALAEIPCRKVAGRPNSRVLIGGLGMGFTLASALKHLGKTAEVVVAELVPGVVEWNRGPLGEKSGRPLLDPRTVIRQDDVANVLQSEPSGFDAIMLDVDNGPEGLTQKANSWLYSAAGLNACAKALRPKGMLAVWSASADRQFSDKLKKAGFKAEEVQVFAHGNKGTRHTIWIAEKLKG comes from the coding sequence ATGAAACGTTTCGTTCTGCTCGACACCACGCCGATCCCTGAAAGCGGCGGTGCCCTGTGCCTGTTCAAGTATGGCGAGGATTTCGTCATCAAGATCCAGGGCGGCGACGGCGGGCAACTGATGAATACGCGCATGCACGGTTCGGAAGACGCACTGGCCGAGATTCCGTGCCGCAAGGTCGCCGGGCGGCCGAATTCGCGCGTGCTGATCGGCGGGCTGGGCATGGGCTTCACCCTCGCCTCGGCGCTCAAGCACTTGGGCAAGACCGCCGAAGTGGTGGTCGCTGAACTGGTGCCCGGTGTGGTCGAGTGGAATCGCGGTCCGCTCGGCGAAAAGTCCGGTCGTCCGCTGCTCGATCCGCGCACGGTGATCCGTCAGGACGATGTCGCCAACGTGCTGCAAAGCGAGCCGAGCGGCTTTGACGCGATCATGCTCGATGTCGACAACGGCCCCGAAGGCCTGACCCAGAAAGCCAACAGTTGGTTGTATTCCGCCGCCGGGCTCAATGCCTGTGCCAAGGCACTGCGCCCCAAAGGCATGCTCGCCGTGTGGTCGGCCAGCGCCGACCGGCAATTTTCCGACAAATTGAAGAAGGCCGGTTTCAAGGCCGAAGAAGTCCAGGTCTTCGCCCACGGTAACAAGGGCACACGGCACACGATCTGGATTGCCGAGAAGCTCAAGGGCTGA
- a CDS encoding YgaP family membrane protein → MSELKRVERIETTPFQTPSQQNVHGWERIGSLTGGVIMLGKGLRRGGVFGLIQVALGGMAVARGITGHCSAKSLLEKSRQDMNNVRAKIERAGEELNKLKTNAEVATETATVTGNDSLKSPKAGV, encoded by the coding sequence ATGAGCGAGCTCAAACGCGTTGAACGCATCGAAACCACCCCGTTTCAGACGCCATCGCAGCAGAACGTCCACGGTTGGGAACGCATTGGTTCGTTGACCGGCGGCGTGATCATGCTCGGCAAGGGCCTGCGCCGCGGCGGCGTGTTCGGCTTGATTCAGGTCGCGCTCGGCGGCATGGCGGTCGCCCGTGGTATTACCGGCCATTGTTCGGCGAAAAGTCTGCTGGAGAAGAGCCGTCAGGACATGAATAACGTGCGAGCGAAAATCGAGCGGGCCGGGGAAGAACTGAACAAGCTGAAAACCAATGCCGAGGTGGCCACCGAAACGGCAACCGTCACCGGCAATGATTCGCTGAAATCGCCGAAAGCCGGGGTTTGA
- a CDS encoding MFS transporter — MDTMTENDYLIAWGLYAFAAVGCLLVGMRLTTWMWRWLREPLRVLMAVLLFSPTIVDPVKAKVAPSVAITALDLAFKVGNNAWRAVSDLFMYGMIAFGLYLIFVLIRFPLERASKARREQAEAARAAARADERDDDQPFGAAGDDRYGRPPVPSNPQRMRVEPRL, encoded by the coding sequence ATGGACACCATGACCGAGAACGACTATCTGATCGCCTGGGGCCTCTACGCCTTTGCCGCTGTGGGCTGCCTGTTGGTAGGAATGCGCCTGACCACCTGGATGTGGCGCTGGCTGCGTGAACCGCTGCGGGTACTGATGGCAGTCTTGCTGTTCAGCCCGACCATCGTCGACCCGGTGAAGGCCAAGGTCGCGCCGTCGGTCGCCATCACCGCGCTGGACCTCGCCTTCAAGGTCGGCAATAACGCTTGGCGGGCGGTTTCCGATTTGTTCATGTACGGCATGATCGCTTTCGGTCTGTATCTGATCTTCGTGCTGATCCGCTTCCCGCTCGAACGCGCGTCGAAAGCCCGCCGCGAACAGGCCGAGGCGGCCAGGGCGGCGGCCCGCGCCGATGAGCGTGACGACGACCAGCCGTTCGGCGCGGCCGGTGATGACCGTTACGGTCGCCCACCGGTACCGAGCAATCCGCAGCGCATGCGGGTCGAGCCGCGTCTGTAA
- a CDS encoding YajD family HNH nuclease: protein MSSSTPTNTSKLDRILADNQRDKEMGYRDKALKMYPHVCGRCAREFSGKRLSELTVHHRDHNHDNNPQDGSNWELLCLYCHDNEHSRYTDQQYFGEGSLSTPKIAKATHNPFAALAGLMKKED, encoded by the coding sequence ATGAGTTCGTCCACCCCCACCAACACGTCGAAACTGGATCGCATCCTTGCCGACAACCAGCGCGACAAGGAAATGGGCTACCGCGACAAGGCCCTTAAAATGTACCCGCATGTGTGCGGCCGCTGCGCCCGTGAATTTTCCGGCAAGCGCCTGAGCGAACTGACCGTGCATCATCGCGACCACAACCACGACAACAACCCGCAGGACGGTTCGAACTGGGAGCTGTTGTGCCTGTACTGCCACGACAATGAACATTCGCGTTATACCGACCAGCAGTATTTCGGCGAGGGCTCGCTGAGCACGCCGAAGATTGCCAAGGCGACGCATAATCCGTTTGCGGCCCTTGCTGGCCTGATGAAAAAAGAAGACTGA
- a CDS encoding YcgN family cysteine cluster protein codes for MAAKVEPFWIRKTLDQLDHEEWESLCDGCGLCCLQKLEDEEDNSVYYTRIACKLLDLKTCQCSDYPNRMQFVPDCIQLTPGQAEEFKWLPPTCGYRLVSEGKDLPLWHHLVCGDRDAVHHERISQSGRMLAEGSVPEDDWEDHLIFRAG; via the coding sequence ATGGCCGCCAAAGTCGAACCGTTCTGGATACGTAAAACCCTCGATCAACTCGACCACGAGGAATGGGAATCGCTGTGCGACGGCTGTGGTCTGTGCTGCCTGCAAAAACTTGAGGATGAGGAAGACAACAGCGTCTATTACACGCGCATCGCCTGCAAACTGCTGGACCTGAAAACCTGTCAGTGCAGCGATTATCCGAACCGCATGCAGTTCGTCCCGGATTGCATCCAGCTCACCCCGGGGCAGGCTGAAGAATTCAAATGGCTGCCGCCGACCTGCGGTTATCGTCTGGTCAGCGAGGGCAAGGATCTGCCGTTATGGCATCACCTGGTGTGTGGCGACCGCGACGCGGTGCACCATGAGCGGATTTCCCAGTCCGGACGGATGCTCGCCGAAGGCAGCGTGCCGGAGGATGACTGGGAAGATCATCTGATTTTTCGCGCGGGTTAA